The sequence CAGCCGCTGCCGCACGACCAGGTTCCGTTCCGCCGCCATCTTGAGAATCAGCCCATCGAGCTGGGCCTCCCATGGTGTCGATGCCTTTGGCTGCTCCATGTTCCAGACGTGCGCGCCGCCTGAGCTGAGCCAGAAATCGAGGTTCATCGCCGGATCGGAGTCGCTGGTAAGAAAACGGAAGTAGATCGCATCATAGTCGCCCTTCGTCATCCGATCGACCAGGGCGCCTACCTCCAGCGGCACCACGTCAACGGCGATGCCGACCTTCTTCAGGTCGTCGCGGATAAAGGCGGCCCCCTTCTCAAGCGCGGTGTTCCCCTTCTGCGTCACGAGTGTGAACCGCACCGCCGCGCCCAAGCCGCTTTCGAGCATCCCGTCCCGATTGGTATCGCGCAGACCCATACGTGCCAGCCCGGCCCTCGCCTCTGCCGGATCGTACGGATGGCGATCGATCGTGTTGGATGACGTCGGCGGGTACCACGTCTTGTTCGACGGCGACACCGGGCCCCACGTCGGCTCGGCGGCCCCGAGGAATACGGCGTTTGCGAATGCCTTGCGATCGACCGCCAGCGACACGGCTTTCCGGAACTCGACACTCTGCATCCACGCGCGGCGCGGATCCTTGGCCTTCGCCTCGGCCTTGAGGTTGAACCAGAACGCGTCGGCGTCAAACGACAGGCCGGCGTCAACCAGGCGCACCTTCCCTGCCGTCGCCTCCCGCTTGAGCACGGCGTAGTCGTCGGGCCGGATCTCGCTTTGCGTCAGGTCCGCCTGCCCGGACTGCACGCGCAGCAGCTCGGTGTTCTGATCTGGCGTGATCTCGATCGTCAGCCGATCCAGATATGGCAGGGGCGTGCCGGCCGCGTCCTTCCGCCAGTAGCGCGGGTTGCGCGCAAACACGAGCCGCTCCCCCGCTCTGTACTCCTGCAGCACAAACGGGCCCAGCCCAACCAGTTCGCCAGGCGCGACGCTTGCTCCCCACGCCTTGCCGAGTGATCCCGACTTGAGTGCGCCTTCGAGCTTGTGCTTCGGAAGGATGGGCAGCATGTCGAGCAGCCGCAGCCCGGGTCCAAATGCGGTCGGGAACTTGATGACGACGGTGTTGCTGTCTGGGGCGGTGACCGCGAGCGGCTTCCCGCCGACGAGCATCGCGTCGGCGAGCGTGCTTCCGGTCCGCTCGTCGTACAACGCCTGGACCGAGAACAGCACGTCGGCCGACGTGAATCTGGCCCCATCCGAGAATTGCACGCCGCGTCGCAGGTTCAGCGTGCACGTCAGGCCGTCGACCGAACACGCGAACTGCTCTGCCAGCCACGGCTCGAGCTGCTGAGTCGCGCGATTGATCCGGACGAGTCTCGCGTTGATCAACTGCGTGACCAGGCTGCTGGCGAAGTCGCGGCTCGCGTGCGGATTGAAGCTGCGCGGCTCGCTCCGCATCGTCGCCACGAGGCTGCCGCCTCTGGTCGGCAGCGCCGCCGCCACGCCGACGCTCAGCATCAACCCGACGACGCTCCAGCCCGTGACCGCTAGCCCGCGACGACGGACGCTTCTCATGGGTTCCTTGCTCCTTGTTTCTTTCCCTACACACCCGCTGCGATGTACTTGCGGATCGCCGCGATCGTCCGTTCCATTTCGGCCACGGAGTTGTAGAAGTGAGGCGACAGGCGCAGGCCGGGCCTATCCGCCCCCGAGCGCGCGGAACAGGCGATGCGTTCCTGTTGGTAAAGAGCCGCCGCCAGCTTCGCGGGATCGAGGCGGCCAGGCTGGAACGTGACGATGGCGGCAGAGTGCGACGGATCGGCTGACGTCCACACCTTCACGCCGTCGGTGCGGCGCAGCTCGGTCAACAGGAGCTGGGCCAGATGGCGCGATCGTGCCTCAATCGCGGCCCGGCCAATAGTCCCCTGCAGGGTCATTGCTTCTGCCATTCCCACAATCGCGGGTTCGTTCCGCTGGCCCAGTCCTTCGAGGCGCCGCGATACGCCAACGGCTCCCGAGTACAGGCTCACGACGCTGGCCCACAACTTCGATTCGATCTGCTTGTTGACGAACAGCACGCCGACCTCGCGCGGGCCGCACGGCCACTTGTGCGCGCTGCCCGTGAAGAAGTCGGGCTGCATGTCGGCCAGATCGATGTCGAGGATACCGAACGACTGGGCGCCGTCGACAATCGACAGCGCCCCGCGCTCGCGTGCCAGCCGACAGATATCGCGGACAGGGAACACGTCACCGGCCGACGCGGTCACGTGCGTCAGCGCGACGACGCGCGTGGCGGGCGTGAGTGCCGAGCGGAAGGCGTCCACAATCGCCGCGTGACCGGGATGCGGGCTCGGGTGCGCGACGCGGCGCACGGTGAAGCCAAACCGTTTCGCCTTCTCGTCCCAGGCGTTCAGCAGACTGGGGTGATTCTCAGCCGACACGATCACTTCGTCGCCCGACTTCAGGTCGAGCCCGCTCGAGACGAAGTTGTTGCCCTCGCTGGTATTGCGGGTGAGGACGATTTCCTCGGGCGTCGCGCGCAGGGCGGCCGCGACCGTTCGCCGCGCCTGCTCCTTCGCCTCGCTCAATTTGCGCCGGTTCGGCATCGACGGATCCGCGTCGACGTCGCGCGTGGCACGGTAGACCGCTTCGGCGACGGGAAGCGACGTCGGACAGAGGTTCGCCGCGTTCACAATTGCGAGACCGGGCGGCATGAGGAACTGCTGACGGACACGCTGCCAATAACCCTCGTCGGCCGCAGCCGGAGCGGGCACGAGCGGCGGCATCTGAGCCCGTGTCGCGGCCCACGCCGGAAGCTCGAGCCATCCGAGCGTGCCCGCCAGACCGGCCAGTCTTGTGAACGAGCGCCGACTCAGGGTCGATCGGTATGCGTGGTTCTTCGTGCTCACGACTGCCCTCCAGTTCGCCATGCGGGCCGCCGGCCAGCCTGCCGCAGCATCGTGTACCCGGCCCGCGAGTTCGTCAAGTTTCCTGCCCCTGAGCTGTCCCTTAGCGATTCACTACCGCCAGCCGCACGGGTGACGTAGAATCTGCGCGTAAACTGCTCGAACAACTGATCTGGCTCAGCGCAGACTGCCGGGCGGCGCGCGATCCAGCGGGACGACCGGGGGCGGACGGATGAACAGGTCGCAACTTCTGAAACGTCTAGATCAGACGTGGAACGCATTCACCGCGTCGTACGCTGATTTGTCCGACGCCGAAATCACGGAGCCCACTGTGACGGGCACATGGTCGATCAAGGACATCATCGTGCACGTGGCCACGTGGGAAGCGGAGTCGCTCGAGCATCTGCCAATCATTCTGGCGGGCGGGCGGCCGCCGCGCTATTCCGTGATGTACGGCGGCATCGATGCCTTCAACGCCAGGACGACGGAGTTGACGCGGAACGTGTCGATCGCCGAGGCGCTCGGGATGCGGGATGTTGCGCACCGGCGGCTCATCAATTTCATCCTGACGGTGCCTGAGGATCAATTCATCAGGGAGACGGGCTTCCGTCGTCGCCTTCGGCTCGATACCTACGGCCATTACCCGAGGCACACCGCGGCCATTCAGAGATGGCGACAGCGACGGGCGGAGAGGTAGAGCCTGCGGAAGACTGACCTCCGGGCTCCCCCCGTCCTACGGCTGCTTCCTGACAGCCATTGTCGCTTCGATTTCCTTGACCGTGCGCGGAATCCCGACAGTCAGATTTTCGCATCCGGTCTCGGTGATCACGACGGTGTCCTCGACGCGAACGCCCAGATCCTCGCCGGGCCACGTCATGTACGGTTCGTTGGCGAGAACCATGCCGACGTGCCAGATGCGCGCGCCGCGTGTAGAATACCGCTGCGCGACAATTGTCATCCAGGATTCCCGGCACATGGAGGAGACCGCTCATGAGCAGGACAGCACGGCGAGTGATCGTATGGGCCTGTTGTTTGGTACCGCTTGCGTTGATGGGTGAGACCCGGGCGCAGGTGCAGGCTCCCAAGCCAGAACAGGCGAAGTTCTGGACCGTGCCCGGGTATCGGCATGGCCCGAGCGCGTTCCGGCGCAACTTCCTGGTGGAGACCACGCCGCTCCAGGAAGGCGTCATGGACTTCAAGCACTACCACAAGTACACCGAGACCGTGGAGTTCCTGAAGCGGTGGGAGAGGCAGTACCCGGACCTGGTCAATCTCTACGTCGTGGCGCAGAGCTTCGGCGGCCTGGATATCTATCAGGTGACCGTCACCAACAAGAAGACCGGCAAGGACACCGACAAGCCCGCCATGTACGTCGAGGGCAACCGCCATGCCGGAGAAGTGACGGCTGCAGAATCGGCGCTCTGGATGCTGAATTACATGCTGACCAACTACGGGAAGGACAAGGAGGTCACTCGGCTCCTCGACAACTTCACCTACTACTTCCGCCCCGTGAACAACCCCGACGGCAGCCTGCTCTACCTGGAGACGGCCCAGACGCTGCGCAGCACGATTCGCCCGCATGACGATGACGGGGATGGGTTGCTGGATGAGGACCCCCCCGAAGATCTCGACGGCGACGGGTTCGTACGCCAGATGCGCGTGAAGGTGGCGATGGGCAAAGGGGACGCAATCCTCGATTCGCGCGATCCCTCTGGCCGCCTGATGAGGAGAGTGGGCGCGGGCAAGGGCGACTATCTGCTGCTGACCGAGGGGTACGACAACGACAAGGACGGCCGGGTCAACGAGGACGGCATTGGCGGGCTCGATTTGCACCGCAACTACCCCGAGAACTGGCGGCCGGAAACCGAAGAAACCCAGCGCGGCTTCACGCAGGGAGGCTCCGGTGAATATCCCCTGTCGGAAGTGGAGACGCGTGCAGTGGTCACCTTCCTGCTCGCCCATCCGAATGTGTCCGTCGTCAACACGATGGACACCACCGTCCCGATGCTCCTGCGTCCGCCGTCCACCTCCCCCAGTGAGGAACGGATGTATCCGGAAGACCTGACGCTGTACAAGGCCTTCGATACCAAGGGCAAGGAGATCACCGGCTACGCCAGGGCCGGCGACGTCTACAACGACTACGGCGGCGGCAGCCCGCTCTTCGGCCATAGCCCCGATTTCGGGTACTGGCAGTACGGCGCCATCTGGTATGGAGATGAGCTCTGGAACGGCGGCAATGTCGGCGATTACAACAAGGACGGCATCGTCAACGACGAACTGGACCGCCTGCAGTACAACGACAAGGAACTGAAGATCAGCCGCTTCCAGCCGTGGACCAAGATCGTCCACCCCGACTACGGCGAGGCTGAAGTGGGCGGCTGGAATCCCAAGTTCTGGAGCCAGAATCCGCCGCCGGAACTGCTCGAGATCTGGGCCGAGAAGGAAGCCCGGTTCAATCTGATGCTGGCCGCCAGCCTGCCGAAGGTGGTGATGGGCGAGCCGAAGGTCACCGGCAACGGTGACGAGTACACGATTGAGGTCTCGGTCGAGAACCAGGGCGTGATTCCGACGGCACTGAAGCAGGCCCAACTGGTCAAGATCGTGCGCCCCGATACCGTGGGGATGGTGTTCCCGGCCGGCATGACGTCGGTATCCGCCACGGGTGGCCGCGGTGGTCGAGGCGGGCGAGGCGGCGGCGGTGGCCGCGGCGCCGCTGGAGCGCAACCGGAACCGCCAGCCGCGAGTCAGGACAAGGTGATCATCGTCGAGCCGCAGGGCCGGACAGCCGTGACGATCGATCGACTGACCAGCAATGAAAAAAAACCGGTCACGTTCAAGATTCGTCTGAATGGGATCAGCGGCACGGAGTGCACGCTGCGGTATCTGTCGACGCGCGGCGGCGTCGTCGAGAAGAAGATCTATATCGGCAAGCGATAGGGGGCGATGGTCATGTTCTGGTGGCACTGGGCGGTGCTGGGATTGGCGTTGGCCGTCCTCGAGATCCTGACACCGGGCGGGTTCTACCTGGTGTTTTTCGGCGTGGCGGGCCTGGCGGTATCGGTCCTGACCCTGTTGGGTATCGGGGGACCGCTCTGGGTGCAGGTGCTGTTCTTCTCGCTGTTCTCCATCGTCAGTGTGGCGCTGTTCCGCAACCCGCTGTTGCGGAGGATGCAGCGCCAGGCGGTCGAACACGTGCCGGTGGAGACGCTGGTCGGCGAACTCGCGATCCCGGTGACCGCCATCGAACCGGGCGCGGTCGCCAAGGCCGAGTTGCGTGGCACTACGTGGACTGCGCGCAACCGCGGTACGCGGGTCATTCCGGCGGGCTGCCGGTGCAAGGTGGTCCAGATCGATGGTCTGGTCGTGACGATTGAACCTGAGTGAGGTGACAACATGGGCGGCACACTGATCGTTTTTGTCGCGCTCGCAATCCTCGTCATCATCATCCTGATCAAGACGGCCGTGGTCGTGCCGCAGCAGACGGCTGTGGTCGTTGAGCGTCTCGGCAAGTACGCGGGCACGCTGAATGCGGGCTTCCACGTGCTGGTGCCGTTTGTGGATGTGATTCGCTACCGGCACACGCTCAAAGAGCAGACGATCGAAATCCCCGCGCAGATCTGCATCACACGCGACAACGTGCAGGTGCATGTCGACGGCGTGCTCTACCTGCAGGTGCTGGACCCCGAGCGCGCGTCCTACGGGATCAGCAGCTACCTGTTTGCCATCATGCAGCTGGCCCAGACCACGCTGCGCAGTGAGATCGGCAAGATCGTCCTCGACAAGACGTTCGAGGAGCGCACCAACATCAACACCGCCGTCGTAAGCGAGCTCGACAAGGCCACCGAGTCGTGGGGCATCAAGGTTCTGCGGTATGAGATCAAGAACATCACCCCTCCGGTCGACGTGCTCGCTGCGATGGAGAAGCAGATGCGCGCCGAGCGGGAAAAGCGCGCCGTCGTCCTGACGTCGGAAGGTCAACGCGACGCCGTGATCAACAATGCCGAAGGCGAGAAACAGCAGGTGATCAAGGCGTCCGAGGCTCGAAAGCAACAGCAGATCAACGAAGCCGCGGGCCAGGCGGAGGCGATCCTGGCCGTGGCGACCGCGACGGCCGAGGGCATCCGGCAGGTGGCCATTGCCATTGAGACGCCTGGCGGCGGCAATGCGGTCAAGTTGCGCGTGGCCGAACAGTACGTCGCCCAGTTGGGACAATTGGCCAAGGGCAGCACCAATCTCATCCTGCCAGCCAACGTCGCAGACGTGGGAGCCATGGTCGCGCTGGCGATGAACGTACTCAACCAGCAGAAGGCCTAGGGCGTTCGCCGACAGTCGCTGCGGCGAAGGCAGGCGGCATGGTGCGGCACGTGAGTCAGCGCTGCCGCGCGGAGGAAATCATATGTGGAAACGCTGCATCATTTCGACTGCACTGCTCATCCTGCCCGTCGTCTCGGCGGCGCAGGTCACCGCCATCAAGGCCGGCAAGCTCGTGGACCCTGACACCGGCACCGCGGCCGTCAACCAGATCATCCTGATCGAGGGCGAGAAGATCAAAGAGGTCGGCCCGAACGTCAAGATCCCGCCCGGCGCGGAGGTGATCGACCTGTCGAAGATGACGGTCCTGCCCGGCCTCGTCGACGCCCACACCCACATGGCCATCACGTACAAGGAGGTTCCCGAGAACAACTACTACTACCTCACGTACGTGATGGACTCGACGCCGCTGCGCGCCATCCAGGCCGCGTCAAACGGCATGCAGATGCTCGCGTCTGGCTTCACCGTGGTGCGCGACGTGGGCAATAACGCGCTCTACGCCGACGTGGCCCTGCGCACGGCGATCGAGCAGGGATGGCTGCCCGGGCCAACGGTGATTCCGTCCGGCCCCATGATTGGCAGCACGGGCGGCCAGTTCTGGCCGACGCCCGAGATGTACAAGGATCACAACATCATGTACCCCGAGTACATCGATGCCGACAGCCCGGACGAAATCGTCAAGGCAGTGCGCCAGAACATGCTGTTCGGCGCGAAGACGATCAAGCTGTGCATTGACTGCAAGCCGTGGGGCTACTCGGTTGACGACATCAAACTGGCGATGCGAGAGGCCGCCAAGGGCGGGTGCCTCGTCGAAGGCCACGTGCAGACGCCCGAAGGCGCTCAGCGCTCCATCGACGCGGGCATCCACATCATCGCGCACGGGAGGGCGCTGACGCCCGAGCATCATCGCCAGATGGCTCAGAAGGGCATCTTCCTGGCGGGCACCGATACCCCATTCACCGCGTACCGCGGCACCGAGGCTGCCTTCAAGGACGCCGTCGCCAACCTGCGCGACGCGTGGGAGAAGAAGGTGCCGGTGACATTCTCGACCGACATGGACTACTGGAACGAGCGGATGAAGAAGGCCAACGGCGACTGGATGTCGCGCGGCGAGATCACCATCAACTTCCTGCTCACCTGGAAGGCCGCCGGCATTCCCGCCGCCGACACGCTCAAAGCGCTCACCATCACCGGATATCAGGCCTCCGGCATCATCAACGAGCGCGGGCCGATCAAACCCGGCATGTTCGCGGACATGATTGCGGTGCCAGGCAACCCGCTCGAGGACATCGACGCGGTGCGCAACGTCCAGTTCGTCATGAAGAACGGCCTCGTCTACAAACGCGACGGCGTAATGACACCGGAGAAGTTCTTCCATCCCGGGCCGGTGAAGGGCTGGAGAGCGAAGTAGCCGCCAAGGGCGGCGGCAGTCAACCTCGCCCGGTGACGGCGGCGTGCAGGCGCGAACCTCGCCCCTGCGCGCCGGTTTCCGCGCTACTTCCCGTTCCGCGCCAGCCCGGCGCGCGCCTGCGCCACCATGTCCTTCGTCTCCTTCATCAGCGTTGGGACGTGATACGGAATGCCGTCCTTGATGGTCCACTCGATGCCGCCGCCGTGGACGAGCTTGATGTTCCTGTCGCCCGGCACAAGCGGCGCGTAGTTGGACACAGGCTGGCCGTTGAGGGTGAGGATGTCCACGCCGTACGGGTTGAGCACGCGCAGATTGTCGAGGGGATTGCCGTTCACCACGATCAGGTCTGCAATGTAGCCTTCGCGAATCCGGCCCAGCCGATCCTCCAGGCCGAGCAGTTTCGCGCCGTTCACTGTGGCGTGCTTGATGATTTCGAGGGGCTCGAACCCGGCCTCTTCCATCAACTCAAGTTCGCGAATGTAACCGAAACCGTACAGGTTGTAGATGAACCCGGCATCATCGCCGACGGTGATCACGCCGCCCTTGTTCGAGAATTCGCGCAACAGGCCCATCCACACCAGGAAGTCCTTCTGCCAGCGCACCTCCTGCGTGTGCGTCCAGCCGAAGAAGTACGATCCGTGCTTCTCCAGGCCCGGCTTCCAGTACTCCTCCATCGTCGGATGCAGGTAGTCCTTGAGCCATGGCACGTTCTGCGCCCGGATCAGATCACGGCTCGCGACATAGGCGTCCATCGTCGGGCACCAGGTCACGTTGTGGTTGACCATCAGGTCGAGCACGTCCGAGAGCTTCTCGCGGTTGAGATTGGGCTGAAGGTAGAGCTCGCCGGCGCGCCCGAACCGGTGAATCTCGTTGCTGGCGTTGTGGTCGGGCGGGAAATGCTGGATGCCATCGAGCGCCGCATCGGCCACGCCGTAGAAATGCTCGATGGAAGTGACATCGAGTTCGGCGTAGTCTCTCGCGTTGGTCTCCTCCACCGCGATGTGCACGGCGGTGCGCAGGCCCTGCTTGTGGGCCTCGTCGAGCACGGCTTCGGCCTGATCGCGATCCATCCCGAACAGCTTGAGGCCGTCCACGCCTTCGGCTTTCGCAAAGCGCACGCCCTCGGGAATCTGGGCAGGCTTCATGCCCTTTGACATCCACAGGGTGCTGTAGACGAGGATCCTCGGCGCCACGAGCGTATGCGCGCTGCTTTGCGCGCGCCACTGCTTTGCCTTCGCCCAGTCGGAACTGACGTCGCGCACCGTCGTCACTCCCGACGCGAGGTAGAGGTTCATCTCGTACTGAAGCGGCTGTGGCACGCCGCCGCGTTCGTCCTGCAGGTGCATGTGTGCATTGATGAGGCCCGGCAACACGTACTTGCCTGTCGCGTCAATCACCGAGTCGGGGGGCGGATCGCCTGGCGACCAACGGCCGATCTTCGCGATCAGGCCGTCCTGAACGAGGATGTCGGTCGGGCCGTACGCGGGCTTGCCGTTTCCGTAGACGACCATCGCATTCTGGATGAGCAGCCGCTTGACGGACTGCGCGTGGTGCGGTGCACTTGTTGCGGCCAGCGCGCGCGGCTGCAGCCTCGCGGTTGCTGGTGGTGAAGGCGGCGTCTTCGCCGAAGCGGAGCCGGCAGACGGCATTATCTCGACACGCGCGGGCTGCCGCGCCGCGCCCAGTTGCAGCACCGTCACTACCAGGACGATGGCCGCAACCCACAGACACTGAACACGAGAATCACCATGTCGCATGTCTGAATCCTCCTCAGAGTCCCAAGCGAGGCCGTGGTCCGTCGGGGCGATTGGCGAGAAGTCTATCAGAGAGGGCGCGCTGGGTTCTGGAACCCATTTCGATACCGCCCGGGCGTCTCGCCGGAGACTCCGGTCAAGAAGTAGAAGGCCAGGGACTCGCGACTTGAGTCTTCCGACAGCCCGTTTTTGTGTATGATTGTCATCATTCCGCGATCGAGCAGCGGCCTTGCGGCGACACCTGCAGGTGTTCGATGAATGACGACGGATTGGCACCAGCGCACGAACTGCAAGTCGATGTCGACCTGATCCTCCAGATCGGGCTGCAGATCAACGCCGAGCACGACATCGATCGACTGCTGACTCTCACCGTGCAGGCGATCAAGGAGTCGCTCAAGTACTCCACCTGCGCCATTATGCTGGCAGAAGGGACGGACCTGGTCATCCGCGCGGTGACCGATTACCCGGAGGCCATCATCGGCACGCGCATCCCGATCGGCAGTGGCCTCACCGGTCGTTGCGCGTCGAGCCGGGAGGAGTCGCTCGTTCCTGACTTGAGCAAATCCCCGTACTACGTCCATCTCGGCAGCGAGGAGTTCCGCTCCGAACTGGACATCCCGATCGTCTTCCGCGGAAAGATGCTGGGCGTCCTCAATACCCAAAGCGCGGCGCTCAACGCCTTCGGTGAACACGACGTCCACACGCTGAAGATTCTGGCGACGCAGATCGGCGTTGCGCTCTACAACACCCGAATCCGCACCCAGCTCGAGCTGGTCCAGGATATCGGTGTTCAGCTGGTGACCATCGTGAGAGCGGAAGAGCTCTTTCCGTGGATCGTGCGCCAGATCCAGCAGCGGCTCCACCATGATTCCTGCGCGATTCTTCGGGCGGACGGCCACGACCTCGTGCTGGAGGCTTCCACGGGCGGCTATGCCCAGGATCTGGTCGGCATGCGAATCCCGTTCGGCGACGGGATCACGGGGCGGTGTGCGCTCGAACAAAGAGTCGTCAACGTCGGGGACGTGCGGTCAGACCGCGGATACATCACGTCCGGTGTCGAGGGCGTGCGCTCCGAGATCGCCTCGCCTATCCTCTTCGAAGGGAAGCTGCATGGCGTGCTGACGGTCGAGAGCAGCGCCGAGAATGCTTTCGACGACGACGACACGCGCCTGTTGTCAACGCTCAGCGCCCAGGTGGCCGTGGGCCTCCGTCAGGCTCAGATGTTCGCCGAAGCCGAACGGATGGCGGTGACCGATGCGCTTACCGGTCTCTACAACTATCGCTACTTCTACGAACGACTGCACGCCGAGACGGCCCGGTCGGCCCGGTATGGCCACCCGTTGTCGCTGGTGATGATCGATCTGGACTTCTTCAAGGATGTCAACGACCGTTTCGGGCACCTGAAGGGGGACGAAGTCCTGCGCGAGGTTGCGCGCACGGTCCGGAGAAACATCCGCCGCTTCGACGAGCCGATGGCCATCAGGCACGCAGACATCGACATCGCCTCTCGTTACGGCGGCGAAGAGTTCATCGTCATCATGCCGGAAACGGGCATCGAAGGCGCCGCCATCGCAGCCGAGCGCCTGCGGGCCGCAATCGAAGCGGAAGTGGGCCACGCTGCCGGTCTGGTCGGCGAGAACGGCCAGACCTTGAACGTCACCGGGAGCTTCGGCGTGGCGGTCTTTGAGCGAGGGCTGGGGCCAGAGGGTTTGATCAAGCGCGCCGATGACGCGGTGTACAAGGCCAAGCACGAAGGCCGAAACCGCGTCGTCGTGGCCCAGGTGTCGGGCGCGCGCTGAGGCTGCCTCTACTCATGGTGCCTGTTTCTGTGCCCGTACCCAGGTCATCGCGTCGATCAGCCGCGCGTCGAATTCCTTCTCGTTTCCGCTGAACCGGTGGTTCGATGCCCTGATGATCCACAGTCGCTTCGGCTCCTTCGCCTTCTCCATCAGGCGCTGAATCTCGGCGATCGGGACAAACTCGTCGGCGGAGGAATGAAGGGCGGCCAGAGGCATGGGCGACACCTTCTCGATGATGGCGCCGACGCTGAAGGTGGGCTCGTCCGGCACCTGCTTGGTGAGGTAGATGATCGAGTCCCGCCACCGCCACGCCAGCTCGTTGATGTCGGGGAGCCCCAACGCGATGACGCCCCGAACGGCCGCTCTCGTGCGGGGATCGGAGGCGGCGAGCACCGATAACCCGGCTCCCTCAGACACGCCGACCAGAAACGCGCGCGATCGATTCGACTGTTGTGCGGCGTACTGGGCGAAGGCCCTGAAGTCGCCTGGCACCTCTTCCGGCCGGAGCGTCGTCGAACTCGATGTAAAGACCGACAGATACTCCTTGCTGTCGATGCCGACCACGAAATACCCGGCCCTGCCGAGCACTTCTGCCGCGTGAGGCCCGAGATGAAGCCACCCGCCGTCGCCGCTCGCAATGACCACGGGATCGCCGCTTGCGCTGCCATAGATGTGCAGCGTCAACGCCTTGCCCCGAAGCGTGAAGGATGTTGAGGCTTGCCCGAGGGCAGGCGGGGCGACGGCCAGACAGAGCAACAGCGTCAGAACCGCCGGGACAGACAGACGGCGCGGCATT comes from Acidobacteriota bacterium and encodes:
- a CDS encoding amidohydrolase family protein, whose amino-acid sequence is MWKRCIISTALLILPVVSAAQVTAIKAGKLVDPDTGTAAVNQIILIEGEKIKEVGPNVKIPPGAEVIDLSKMTVLPGLVDAHTHMAITYKEVPENNYYYLTYVMDSTPLRAIQAASNGMQMLASGFTVVRDVGNNALYADVALRTAIEQGWLPGPTVIPSGPMIGSTGGQFWPTPEMYKDHNIMYPEYIDADSPDEIVKAVRQNMLFGAKTIKLCIDCKPWGYSVDDIKLAMREAAKGGCLVEGHVQTPEGAQRSIDAGIHIIAHGRALTPEHHRQMAQKGIFLAGTDTPFTAYRGTEAAFKDAVANLRDAWEKKVPVTFSTDMDYWNERMKKANGDWMSRGEITINFLLTWKAAGIPAADTLKALTITGYQASGIINERGPIKPGMFADMIAVPGNPLEDIDAVRNVQFVMKNGLVYKRDGVMTPEKFFHPGPVKGWRAK
- a CDS encoding amidohydrolase family protein, translating into MRHGDSRVQCLWVAAIVLVVTVLQLGAARQPARVEIMPSAGSASAKTPPSPPATARLQPRALAATSAPHHAQSVKRLLIQNAMVVYGNGKPAYGPTDILVQDGLIAKIGRWSPGDPPPDSVIDATGKYVLPGLINAHMHLQDERGGVPQPLQYEMNLYLASGVTTVRDVSSDWAKAKQWRAQSSAHTLVAPRILVYSTLWMSKGMKPAQIPEGVRFAKAEGVDGLKLFGMDRDQAEAVLDEAHKQGLRTAVHIAVEETNARDYAELDVTSIEHFYGVADAALDGIQHFPPDHNASNEIHRFGRAGELYLQPNLNREKLSDVLDLMVNHNVTWCPTMDAYVASRDLIRAQNVPWLKDYLHPTMEEYWKPGLEKHGSYFFGWTHTQEVRWQKDFLVWMGLLREFSNKGGVITVGDDAGFIYNLYGFGYIRELELMEEAGFEPLEIIKHATVNGAKLLGLEDRLGRIREGYIADLIVVNGNPLDNLRVLNPYGVDILTLNGQPVSNYAPLVPGDRNIKLVHGGGIEWTIKDGIPYHVPTLMKETKDMVAQARAGLARNGK
- a CDS encoding sensor domain-containing diguanylate cyclase, with the protein product MNDDGLAPAHELQVDVDLILQIGLQINAEHDIDRLLTLTVQAIKESLKYSTCAIMLAEGTDLVIRAVTDYPEAIIGTRIPIGSGLTGRCASSREESLVPDLSKSPYYVHLGSEEFRSELDIPIVFRGKMLGVLNTQSAALNAFGEHDVHTLKILATQIGVALYNTRIRTQLELVQDIGVQLVTIVRAEELFPWIVRQIQQRLHHDSCAILRADGHDLVLEASTGGYAQDLVGMRIPFGDGITGRCALEQRVVNVGDVRSDRGYITSGVEGVRSEIASPILFEGKLHGVLTVESSAENAFDDDDTRLLSTLSAQVAVGLRQAQMFAEAERMAVTDALTGLYNYRYFYERLHAETARSARYGHPLSLVMIDLDFFKDVNDRFGHLKGDEVLREVARTVRRNIRRFDEPMAIRHADIDIASRYGGEEFIVIMPETGIEGAAIAAERLRAAIEAEVGHAAGLVGENGQTLNVTGSFGVAVFERGLGPEGLIKRADDAVYKAKHEGRNRVVVAQVSGAR
- a CDS encoding alpha/beta hydrolase; the encoded protein is MPRRLSVPAVLTLLLCLAVAPPALGQASTSFTLRGKALTLHIYGSASGDPVVIASGDGGWLHLGPHAAEVLGRAGYFVVGIDSKEYLSVFTSSSTTLRPEEVPGDFRAFAQYAAQQSNRSRAFLVGVSEGAGLSVLAASDPRTRAAVRGVIALGLPDINELAWRWRDSIIYLTKQVPDEPTFSVGAIIEKVSPMPLAALHSSADEFVPIAEIQRLMEKAKEPKRLWIIRASNHRFSGNEKEFDARLIDAMTWVRAQKQAP